A window of the Halotia branconii CENA392 genome harbors these coding sequences:
- a CDS encoding DUF433 domain-containing protein gives MQNRINIHPDICNGRPVIANTRITVQTVMEFLGAGDSIEEILEEYPSLKREDIYACMQFAAKLMANHYEVRKIA, from the coding sequence ATGCAAAATCGAATAAATATTCATCCAGATATTTGTAATGGACGACCTGTTATTGCCAACACTCGAATTACTGTGCAAACGGTTATGGAATTTTTAGGTGCAGGTGATTCCATCGAAGAAATCCTGGAAGAGTATCCCTCTCTAAAACGAGAAGATATTTATGCTTGTATGCAATTCGCGGCAAAGTTAATGGCAAATCACTACGAAGTTAGAAAAATTGCATGA
- a CDS encoding DUF5615 family PIN-like protein — translation MNGFLFDENLPSKIQFTPSFSIIHVSILGDSPSDTQILQYAKEKDLVIVTKDADFSDRLMLDLSPPKVVHLRFGNLRKSEFHSFLARVWPQIEDLVIDNKLINVYLDQIEAFK, via the coding sequence ATGAATGGATTTTTATTTGATGAAAATCTACCTTCTAAAATCCAATTTACGCCATCTTTTTCCATCATCCATGTTTCAATATTAGGTGATAGTCCGAGTGATACTCAGATATTGCAGTATGCAAAAGAGAAAGATTTGGTGATTGTTACCAAAGATGCAGATTTTTCGGATCGATTGATGCTTGATTTGTCCCCACCAAAAGTAGTGCATCTACGCTTTGGAAATCTGCGAAAAAGTGAATTTCACTCGTTTCTAGCCCGTGTTTGGCCACAAATTGAAGATTTAGTTATTGATAATAAGCTAATTAATGTTTATCTAGACCAGATCGAAGCATTCAAATAG
- a CDS encoding transposase produces the protein MLDILSLLQCLLPQINATTMRRMNQIIMAMLAMSGRATMLGISRWTDIGGSYRTMLRFFHTVIPWATLFWLFFRKHLWRKDEVYLLAGDEVVVSKSGKQTYGLDRFFSSLVNKPISGLSFFVLSLVSVEQRQSFPIQIEQVIKSNTKTNIQLSSEKIKTKEKRGRGRPKGSKNKNKTEVIFTSELLLIKKMINSLFKLVANFIPLTYLVVDGHFGNNNALQMARQVNLHIISKLRHDSALYIPYENPDYHKRSRRKYGDKLDYSNIPDKYLSKSSIEDEIQSDIYQATLLHKEFAQALNVVILVKTNLKTNVRSHVVLFSSDLELSFEKIIDYYKLRFQIEFNFRDAKQFWGLEDFMNLRQTAVTNAANFAFFMVNLSHHLLADFRLINPGSGIIDLKAHYRGFRYIHEILKMLPEIPEPILLNQIFAKLTSLGRIHPVSTGVEPS, from the coding sequence ATGTTGGACATCCTATCACTGTTACAATGCCTGCTACCGCAGATCAACGCTACGACGATGCGCCGAATGAACCAGATCATCATGGCCATGTTAGCAATGAGCGGCCGAGCCACCATGTTGGGAATTTCTCGTTGGACAGACATTGGTGGTAGTTATCGGACAATGTTGAGATTTTTTCATACAGTAATACCTTGGGCAACATTGTTTTGGCTGTTTTTTCGTAAACATTTATGGCGAAAGGATGAAGTATATTTGCTTGCCGGAGATGAAGTTGTAGTCAGCAAGTCGGGTAAACAGACTTATGGGTTGGATAGATTCTTCTCTAGCCTAGTAAACAAACCTATATCAGGGCTATCTTTCTTTGTCTTGTCGTTAGTAAGTGTTGAGCAAAGACAGTCATTTCCGATTCAAATAGAACAAGTAATCAAGAGTAATACTAAAACAAATATTCAGTTGTCAAGCGAAAAAATAAAAACCAAAGAAAAACGTGGACGTGGACGACCAAAAGGGAGTAAAAACAAAAATAAAACCGAAGTGATATTCACATCTGAACTATTGCTAATTAAAAAGATGATTAATTCACTATTCAAGTTAGTAGCTAATTTTATTCCCCTAACATACTTGGTAGTAGATGGTCATTTTGGTAACAACAACGCTTTACAGATGGCACGACAAGTGAACTTGCACATAATTTCCAAGTTGCGCCACGATTCAGCATTATATATCCCTTATGAAAATCCTGACTATCATAAACGCTCTCGTCGTAAATACGGTGACAAACTAGACTATAGTAATATACCTGACAAATATTTATCTAAAAGTAGCATTGAGGATGAGATTCAAAGTGATATTTATCAAGCCACTCTCCTTCACAAAGAATTTGCCCAAGCTCTAAATGTAGTGATTTTAGTCAAAACCAATCTTAAGACTAATGTTCGTAGCCATGTAGTTCTATTCTCCAGTGACCTGGAATTATCATTTGAAAAAATAATTGATTATTACAAACTCCGCTTTCAAATCGAGTTTAACTTCCGTGATGCAAAGCAGTTTTGGGGGTTGGAAGATTTTATGAATCTGAGGCAAACTGCGGTAACTAACGCTGCTAATTTCGCATTTTTTATGGTTAATTTATCTCATCATCTTCTCGCTGATTTTCGCCTCATTAATCCCGGCTCCGGCATTATTGACCTTAAGGCTCATTATCGTGGCTTTCGATATATCCATGAAATTTTAAAAATGCTTCCAGAAATCCCTGAGCCTATTTTATTAAACCAGATTTTTGCCAAGCTTACTTCTTTAGGACGCATTCATCCCGTTTCTACGGGCGTTGAACCCTCGTAA